In Pseudomonas sp. FP1742, the DNA window CGCCAACGCGGCGGCGCAGGCGATGGGGTTGCCCGAGTAGGTGCCGCCCAATCCGCCCTTGGGCAAGTTATCGAGCAGCGACTTGCGCCCGACAACCGCACCCAGCGGCACGCCGCCGGCAATGCTTTTACCCAGCAGGATCAGGTCCGGTTCAATGCCCAGTCGCGAGAACGCAAAACGCTGGCCGGTGCGGCCGAAGCCGGACTGGATTTCATCGGCGATCAGCAAGATGCCTTTGTCATCACAGAAACGTCGCAGCGTCTGGGCGAATTCCACATCCATCGCCAGAAAACCACCTTCACCCTGCACCGGTTCGACGATAAAACAGGCCACCTCTTCAACATCGATCTCGACGCTGAACAGCCGCTCCATGGCCTTCAGGGCTTCGGCGCAGGTCACGCCGTTGTCTTTGCTGGGGAAGGGCAGGTGATAGACCGGACCCGGCAGCACGCCGACTTTCTGTTTGTAAGGGGCGACTTTGCCGTTGAGGTTGAGAGTGGCGAGCGTACGACCATGGAACGCGCCGTCAAAGGCAATGATCGCGGTACGACCGGTGGCGCCACGGACGATCTTCAGCGCGTTTTCCGCCGCTTCCGCGCCGCTGTTGGTGAGCATGCCGCTGACCGGGTAATCCACCGGAATGAACGCAGTCAGGCGTTCCATGAGTTCGATGTAAGGCACATGGGGAGCCGCGTTGAACGCATAGTGGGTCAGCCGGGTGGCTTGTTCGCGAATGGCCTCGACAATGCGCGGATGGCAATGACCGAGGTTCAGTACGCCGATACCTCCGACAAAATCGATGTAGCGCTTGCCATCGGTGTCCCAGACTTCGGCATTTTTACCGTGGCTGAGACTGATGGGGTGAACAATGGAAATCGACTGACTGATGGTTTCGCTGCGCATGGATGGCTGACTCTGAAGAAGGGATGCTTCTTTTTATCTAAGCCGCGAGCAGAGGTGCCCGGCAAACGAAATAAAGTTGCCGGGTCAATCTTAAAAGTCGGGATGTGCCCTGATACCGATCGATGGCGCCACAGATTCAGTGTCACTCACATGATGTGTTTTGCGGGCTTCAATCAGCGACGAGTCAGCGGCTGTTGAGCGAATTTCACACCCGCCAAGCCATGGGCGATCAACGCGCGGATATTGCCGTGGTCGCTGCCTTCGGGCGTGGCCAGCACCGAACGATAATGTTCGCCAAACGCCAACAACGCTTCTTCATCGCTCAAGCCTTCCAGCAGCGCCAGCCCCAGAGTCTTGCATGAACCTTCGTTCTGTCCGGCCGCGCTTTCCACGCCACCGTTATTGAAGGCCTGAGGCTGATAGTCGTAGCCGGCTGCGATGAATGCCAGGGTATCGGCGAATGCGTGTTCGCCGCTCTTGAGACTGGCGCGCAGGGTGTTCAGATCACTCATTGGGTTTTCCTTTGGCGAACGCCGCTTGTTGGTCGGCGCTGGCTTCTTTCTGGTATTGGGCTTTCCACTCGGCGTACGGCATGCCGTAAACCACTTCGCGGGCTTCGTCGAGGCTGACGTCGATCTGGCGTTCGTCGGCAGCGGCCTTGTACCACTTGGACAGGCAGTTGCGGCAGAAACCCGAGAGGTTCATCAGGTCGATGTTCTGCACGTCCTTGCGGCTGTCCAGGTGGGCAACCAGCCGGCGAAAGGCGGCGGCTTCAAGTTCCAGGCGTTGTTGATCGTTCATGATGGGCTCTGTGCAATCTAATCGTGGCGCGGATGATAAAAGCCTGGCGAGCGATGCGCCAGACGCGGTCAGCGGCTCGCGGCCAGGGTAATCGACACCGACTCGGCGAAGCGCAGGGCGTGGGGCTTGTCGACTTCGACTTCGGCGTACAGCACCGACTCGTTGGCCATGACCAGGTCCAGCAACTCCTGGGTCAGGCGCTCGAGCAGGGCAAAGCGATTGCCTTCCACGTGGGCGATGATCGCCTTGGTGATGGTGCGGTAGTTCAACGCGTGATCGATGTCGTTGTCACGCACGGCGTCCTGGGCGGCGTACAGGATGGTCAGGTTGATCAGCACATCCTGCTTGTTGAGGATTTCGTCCTCGTTGATCCCGATGAAAGTGCGCAAACACAGGTCCTTGACCCGGATGCGTGCCATTCCTGGTTGAAGTTGTGGCATTACTACTTGCTCCGTCCAATCAATTGCAGGAACTCCTGGCGGGTGTTGCTCGACTCGCGGAAGGCGCCGAGCATCACCGAGGTGTTCATGGTCGAATTCTGTTTCTCGACGCCGCGCATCATCATGCACATGTGCTGGGCTTCGATGACCACCGCGACACCGGCGGCGTCGGTCACTTGCTGCACGGCCTCGGCGATTTGCCGGGTGAGGTTTTCCTGGATTTGCAGGCGGCGGGCGAACATATCCACAAGCCGTGCAATCTTCGACAGGCCCAACACCTTGCCCGTTGGAATATAAGCCACATGCGCCTTGCCGATGAAGGGCAGCATGTGATGTTCACACAGTGAGTACAGCTCGATGTTGTCGACAATGATCATTTCATCGTTGTCGGAGGCAAACAGTGCGCCGTTGACGATCTCTTCCACACTTTGTTCGTAACCATGACACAGGTATTGCATGGCCTTGGCGGCGCGCAACGGAGTGTCTTGCAGTCCTTCGCGGTCGGGGTTTTCACCGAGCCCGATCAGTATCTCGCGATAGCTCCGGGAAAGGGCGTTCTGGGGCAGGGATAACGTCATGGGACATCCTCGCGGGGGCGGCTTATTTGACGTGCCGTCCGCCATTGACGGTCAGGGTCGTGCCGGTGACATAAGGGTTGTCGAGCAAATAGCGCAGGCTCTGGTAGATCACTTCGCTGCCGGGCTCGATGCCCAGTGCGGATTTGGCCAGGACCCTGGCGCGGTACGCCGCGTCGTCGTCGGGATTGAACAGTAGCAGGGCTGGCGCGATACCGTTGACCTTGATGTCTGGCGCGTACTTGGCGGCAAAGGACAGGGTCAGGCTGTCGAGCCCGGCTTTGCTGGCGCAGTAGCCGATGTGCTTGCTGCTGCCCTTGCGAGTCACGTCATCGCTGATGTGGATGATATCGGCGGGGCTTGAGCGTTTGAGCAAGTCGGCACAGTGCAGGTTGATCAGATAGGGCGCCAGCATGTGCACGCTGAACATGCGGGTGAAGGCTTCGGCTTCGGCACCTGGGGTTTCGGCCAGCCATTCGGAGGCATTATGGACAATCGCCCGCAAGTTGTCGGTGTGGTTCTTCAGTTCGCCGATGAACGCGAGAATTCCGGCCTCACTGGAAAAATCCGCGAACAACGCTGTCGCTCCCAGGTCGCGCAGTATCTTTACGCCGGGGCGTTCGCTGCGGTAGCTGAAAATGACCGGATGGCCGTCTTCGAGCAAACGCTGCGCACAGTGCAGGCCGACACGCTGGCCGGCACCGGTGATGAGGATGGGGGCTGCGGAAGAGGTCATGAACGGCTCGCGTCGCGGTTAGAGCAAAACTATACCAGCGACGGGAGCTGTTCACCTATGTCCTGCGGGGGTTACTGATTTTGGGGGGTAGGTGTTGCGGGCAACGGTTGTTGCGGTGCGGTGTGCAGCCAGCCGGCCAACAGATGGGTCGACAGCGGAATAAAGAAATAGACCATCAGCGGTGTCAGGCATAGCGTGCTGACGAACACCCGGGTCAGCAGTCCCGTGTCAGCCAATAGCGGCCCGAGGACGAAGTTGAACAGCAGGGACACTGGAAAAAACGCCAGCCAGATCGCAACAGCCTGTTTCCAGCGTGGCGGGCGTTGACCGACCGCACCGAACCAGCCATCGATGCCACTGACCCGATGCTCCGAAGGATGGGCAAACAGATCGCTGCCACGTCCCAGCCAGGCGGTACGTGATGCGGAATGCTCCCAGGCGTGCAGGGTCTGCTCGTCGGCGAAGCGGAAGATAATCTGGAATTCGTCATCGTCGGGTGGCGGAGCAAGCACGCCAGAGCCTAGATAACCGGGGAAGTCGGTGGCCAGTTGTTCGCCTTCGCGCAACCAGGCCATCAGGTCTTGATAACGCCCATCGGCGACGCGACGTGCAACCATCAGTGTGACGGGTGAGGTAGACATTGTGTATCTCCATACGACAAGCGCGTCGCTCCGGATAGGAGTTTCGCCAGACGCAGCGCCGGGTAGTGGGCTGCGCCTCGGGACAAGCAAGAATTATTCCTGATTGTATCGTGGACGTCAGTACCAAATTCGTTCAACTTCGTGTTGAACTCTACCGGGGCAGGGGAGTTAGAATGGATCCAAATATATACAGGGACGTAGATCTGAAGATGCCTGTGCTCACCGACCTTGCACCTGATTTGCCCTCCAGCATCTCCCTGAATCGAGAAGAGCTGTTCCCGATTCGTGAGGTCGCGCGCCTGACAGGGGTCAATCCGGTCACGCTCAGAGCCTGGGAGCGACGCTACGGGCTGATACAGCCCACACGCACCGAAAGCGGGCACCGTTTGTATTCGCTGATCGATATCGAGCGTGTCCGCAGCATCCTCGGCTGGATCGAGCGCGGTGTCGCGGTCAGCAAGATTGGCAAGATACTGGCCAAGACCGAACCGCTCCAGGTGCCGGAGCGGATCATTCCCGACGAACTCGTTCAAGCCGACTACGGCCAATGGCAGCAGCAGGTCAAGGCGGCAGTGAGTGTTTTTGACGAAGTTCAACTGGAGCACGTCTACGGTCAGATTTTTTCCAGTTATCCGCTGACGGTTGTGTTCCAGGACATCCTGATTCCGATCTGGAAGCTATTGCTGCAACGCCATGATGCGTTCGGTCAGACCAGCGAGTGGCTTTTTCTGGATGGCTTTCTACGGTCTCGAGTATTGCAACGGCTGCTGCTGGTGCGTGTCATGCAACCGCGACGAGTGATTGTCTGCGCCCTGGCCGATCAATGCCGTGAACTCGAAGTGCTGGTCACGGCGCTGTATCTGAGCAGCGTCGATTCGGCTATTCAGTTGTTGGCGATCGGTCAGCCCTTCGACGAGTTGATCCTGGTCTGTGAGAAGATCAAGCCCAGGGCACTGGTGCTGATTTCCAATCATGCGCCGGCCGCCGAACTGCCTCGACGTTTGAACCGTCTGGCCATGGGGCTGGATTGTCAGCTGTTTCTGGCCGGGGATGCGTCGGACCTGGCGCAAGAGAGCCTGGCCGGGTCGTCGGTGGGGTGCCTTGGAAACGAGGGAGTGTTGATGCGCCAGCGTCTGAAACAGTTCCTGGCGGGAAACCTGGATACCTGAGATTCAAATATGCAAAGCAGGATGGGTCAGGCGATGTTGCTGAAGGATGTACTGACGCAGACGTTCGGTTTCGTCCTTGTCACTCTGGCTCAACTCGTAGGCGTAGAAACCTTGTTCGGTTTCACGCTCGAAGGTGCCGCGCAATGCAATCCGCTCATAGCCTGAAGGGCTGAACCACAACGCGAAGTGCTTTGGCGCTTTGGTCTTGTTGCGAACTTCCAGCAAAACCCCTTTGAACGATATTTCGTGCACCCACATCGTGCCGGGTTGTCCCTTGGCATTTTCCAGCGCCACCGGCTCTTCGAGCGCCAGGCGCCATGGCCGAATCATCGGCCCGTCTTCATAGATGCTGGGGACACCGAGGCGCAGATGCATTGCGTGAAATTCATCTTCCACCAAGTGCAGGGGGAAGGTCATTTGCTGATTTTCGAAGTGGGCCTGGATGGTGACTTGCTCATGAGCGGCCAGGCGTGTGAGCAAGTCACGAATCTGTGAACCGCCGTTGACGAGCAGACTCGACGTCGCATCCCGCACATTGAGCTGTGGGTTGTGTTGCATGGTCTGGATAAAATCCAGCTCATCCTGGGTCAGGAGTGCGTCGCGCTGCATGGTTTGCTCGAAAGAAATAATTACAAAGTCGTTGGTGATTGTAGTAAGTGACCATTAATTCGCAGATTGGTTTGAGCCGTTCGTCGATTTGAGTGCGGCCAGTTCTGCTCGTACCTCGGCCAATTGCGCTTCCAGCTGCGCGACTCGCTGCTGCGCCTTGACCTGTACTGTGACGTCTTTTTGCACACCGACGATATAGGTCTGTCCGTCGTGCGGGTTTCTTACCGTGGAAAGCGACAGTTCGTTCCAGAACGGGGTGCCGTCCTTACGGTAATTCCTGAGAATTTCCCGGCAGGAATCGCCGCTGCCCAACGCCTGGCGAATCAATTCGAGAGCTGCCTGATCGCGGTCTCCGGATTGAAGAAAACGGCAGTCCTGGTAGAGGATTTCTTCGCTGGTATAACCCGTCAAGCGTTCGAATGCGGGGTTTACGTAAATCAGGATATTGTCCTGCTCGCCTTCCTTTTCGGCAATCACGATGCCGTCGTTGGAGGCGTTGATCACCATCTGCAGCAGTGAGGCATTGATCATCGCAGTGTCCTTTGCGTATTGATTCATACGCTGCATTCTAAAAGATCAATGAGGGCCGTGCTGCTAATATCTCGGCCTTTTACTCAGCTTCAGGATCAAATTGATGAAAGTTGCCATCCTTAGCGGCTCGGTGTACGGCACGGCTGAAGAAGTTGCCCGCCACGCTGCAAGCATTTTAAACGCCGCCGGTTTTGAAACCTGGCACAACCCGCGCGCAACACTCGCCGATGTTCAGGCCTTTGGCCCCGAAGCATTTCTGGCCGTGACCTCGACCACCGGCATGGGCGAGTTGCCGGACAATCTGCAACCGCTGTATTCGACGATCCGCGATCTATTGCCCGCCGCCTGGCGTGGTTTGCCGGGAGCGGTGATCGGGTTGGGCGACTCGAGTTATGGCGATACGTTCTGCGGCGGCGGTGAGCAAATGCGCGAACTGTTCGGCGAGCTGGGTGTGCGCGAAGTCCTGCCGATGCTGCGTCTGGACGCCAGTGAAACCGTGACCCCGGAAACCGACGCCGAGCCTTGGCTGGCGGACCTCGTCAGCGCTCTGCGGGGCTGACCGGTCGGCCGCGTGACAGGGCGAGCCATAATGCCCGTCAGACAAGGTGCGCAACTGGTGGGAGCGGCGGTGTTCAGTGCTTTGCCATGGATCCAGACTCATCGCCGTAATGACTCGCTCGGCCATCAAGCTGGCTGTTAATGCAACTACCCGATGTCCGGGGGCTGACTAGACTGCTGTAACGCCAGCCAAACAATAAGAACCCAAGAAAAATAAAAAGAGATCCTTGCCGTGAGCGTAGCCCCCGTCCAATCGCCACACAGTGTCAAAGACCACGTCAGCGCCGCCGAATGGCAAACCCGCGTCGACCTGGCGGCCTGTTATCGTCTGGTCGCCCTGTACGGTTGGGACGATCTGATCTTCACGCATATCTCAGCCAAGGTGCCGGGCACTGAAGACTTCCTGATCAATCCGTTCGGGTTGATGTTCCATGAAATCACTGCGTCGAGCCTGGTCAAGGTCGATCAGGCCGGCAACAAGTTGATGGACAGCCCCTACGAGATCAACCCGGCGGGCTACACCATCCACAGCGCCGTGCATGAAGTCCGGCATGACGTCGTGTGTGTACTGCACACCCATACGGCGGCGGGGGTGGCGGTGTCGGCGCAGAAACAGGGCATCTTGCCGATCAGTCAGCAGTCATTGTTCGTCCTGTCCAGCCTGGCGTATCACGCCTACGAAGGTGTTGCGCTGAACCATGAAGAGAAGGCTCGGCTGCAAACCGACCTTGGTGAAAATAGTTTCCTGATGCTGCACAACCACGGTCTGCTGACCTGTGGCGGCACCATCGCCGATACGTTCCTGATGATGTTTACCTTTCAGCGCGCCTGCGAGATTCAGGTGCTGGCGCAGAACGGTGGCGCGGAGCTGATTGCCATCGAACCGCAGATTCTGGCGGGTGCCAAGGCGATGATCGCCGGTGTTACCAAAAGTGCTCAAGGGATGGGTGGCGCGCTGGCCTGGCCGGCGCTGCTGCGCAAAATCGATAAACAAGACCCGGGTTATAAACTCTAAATGGCACTCGCCGAGATCCCGCTGTGTGTCTGGCGTAAACGCAGTCAGACGTTCGTATTCCGCGGTCAGACCATCCGCTATTGGGCTGCGGGGCAGGGCGAGCCGCTGTTGCTGATCCATGGCTTCCCGACCGCCAGTTGGGACTGGCATTACCTGTGGCAACCGCTGGCGCAGCGCTACCGGGTGATCGCCTGCGACATGCTCGGCTTCGGCGATTCGGCCAAGCCGCTGAATCACGACTACAGCCTGCTGGAACAGGCCGATCTGCAACAGGCGTTACTGGCGCACTTGAACGTCGAGCAACCCGTTCACCTGTTGGCACACGATTATGGCGACAGCGTGGCCCAGGAGCTCTTGGCCCGGCACTATGAAGCGCGCGCTCATATCGCCAGTTGCGTGTTCCTCAATGGTGGACTGTTTCCCGAAACCCATCGCCCGGTGTTGATGCAAAAACTCCTGCTCAGCCCCTTGGGCTGGATGATCGGGCTGGCTTTTAGCCGTGACGCTCTGGTGAAGAGTTTCAAGCAGATCTTCGGTCCGCAGACCCGGCCCAGCGAAAGTGAACTGGATGATTTCTGGAGCCTGGTCGACAGTAATCACGGGCAACGGATCATGCACAAACTGATCGGTTACATACCGCAGCGACGGCTCCAGCGTGAGCGTTGGGTCAGCGCCATGCAGCGCGGCGAGGTGCCGCTGCGCGTTATCGATGGTGAGGTCGATCCGGTTTCCGGCGCGCACATGGTGGCGCGGTATCGGCAGCTGATTCCCGCCCCGGATACCATCCTGCTGCCCGGGATCGGCCATTACCCACAGATCGAAGCGCCGGCACAGGTACTTGAGCACTATCTGGAGTTTCGCGACCGGCTGGTTTTACCGCCGCTCAAAGTGGCGTGTTCCTGATTATCCCGCTGCCTTATCGCGCACCATTCAGCCGCCCCCGTGTTCATTGTGACCGGCAGCCCTGTGCCTGACACTCGCACTCATTGTCCCTGGCCTGCTGGAGTTCCCCATGAATGAGTCTGTGCGCTTCGAAGATAAAGTCGTGATCGTCACCGGTGCGGGCGGCGGCTTGGGGCGAGCGCATGCATTGCTGTTCGCAAAGCAGGGCGCCAGGGTGCTGGTCAATGATCTCGGCGGCTCGGCCCAAGGTGAAGGCGCCAATGCGTCGGCAGCCGATCGAGTGGTGATGGAGATTCGCGAAGCGGGCGGCACCGCCGAGGCCAACCACGACTCCGTCACCGACGGTGACAAACTTGTGCAGCACGCCCTCGATACGTTCGGCCGTGTGGATGTCGTGGTGAATAACGCCGGCATCCTGCGGGACAAGACCTTTCACAAAATGGACGACAGCGACTGGGACCTGGTTTACCGCGTTCACGTCGAGGGCGCCTACAAGGTTACCCGCGCCGCCTGGCCACACATGCGCGAGCAAAACTATGGTCGCGTGATCTTCACCGCGTCGACTTCGGGTATCTATGGCAACTTCGGTCAATCCAACTACGGCATGGCCAAGCTTGGCCTCTATGGCCTGACCCGTACACTGGCCATCGAAGGCCGCAAGAACAACATCCTGGTCAACGCCATCGCCCCCACCGGCGGTACCCGCATGACTGAAGGCTTGATCCCGCCGCAAGTGTTCGAACAACTCAAACCGGAACTGGTCAGCCCATTGGTGGTGTATCTGGCCAGCGAGCAGTGCCAGGAAACCTCCGGGCTGTTCGAGGTCGGTGGCGGCTGGATGGGCAAGGTGCGCTGGGAGCGCAGCCTGGGCGCCGGGTTCGATCCGCGGGTCGGTTTCTCACCGGAAGATGTCGCGGCGCATTGGCAGCAGATCTGCGATTTCGAAGGCGCGGCGCATCCGAAGGACAACATTGAAGCGCTGAAGGAAATGATGGAGAACTTGCAGAAGTACTCCCTATGAGTGCGCGACATCTGGCGGGGCTTGTCTGAGTCCCGTCATCTCCCCCCGATGACTCCCTGCCTGAAAACCGTTCGCCCATAAAAAAGGCCGCTGCAAACGCAGCGGCCAAAGTAAGACGTGGATCCAGGAGCTACAAATCAACGTCAGTGAACACAGGGCGATGAGTCGAAAAATACGCTTCAAATCATCTGGATTCTGTTGCCGATGGGGGTGGTCTATCATCCCCATCGCTTCATGCTTTCGGCCGTTTGCCGTGAAAGCCCGGTAAGAATAAGGG includes these proteins:
- a CDS encoding aspartate aminotransferase family protein; the protein is MRSETISQSISIVHPISLSHGKNAEVWDTDGKRYIDFVGGIGVLNLGHCHPRIVEAIREQATRLTHYAFNAAPHVPYIELMERLTAFIPVDYPVSGMLTNSGAEAAENALKIVRGATGRTAIIAFDGAFHGRTLATLNLNGKVAPYKQKVGVLPGPVYHLPFPSKDNGVTCAEALKAMERLFSVEIDVEEVACFIVEPVQGEGGFLAMDVEFAQTLRRFCDDKGILLIADEIQSGFGRTGQRFAFSRLGIEPDLILLGKSIAGGVPLGAVVGRKSLLDNLPKGGLGGTYSGNPIACAAALATLDEMSDAHLHAWGTQQEEAIVSRYESWRARELTPYLGRLTGVGAMRGIELSNADGTPASAQLTQLLALARDSGLLLMPSGKSRHIIRLLAPLTTEAAVLEEGLDILETCLAKLS
- a CDS encoding HopJ type III effector protein; this encodes MSDLNTLRASLKSGEHAFADTLAFIAAGYDYQPQAFNNGGVESAAGQNEGSCKTLGLALLEGLSDEEALLAFGEHYRSVLATPEGSDHGNIRALIAHGLAGVKFAQQPLTRR
- a CDS encoding DUF1244 domain-containing protein, encoding MNDQQRLELEAAAFRRLVAHLDSRKDVQNIDLMNLSGFCRNCLSKWYKAAADERQIDVSLDEAREVVYGMPYAEWKAQYQKEASADQQAAFAKGKPNE
- the folX gene encoding dihydroneopterin triphosphate 2'-epimerase, translated to MPQLQPGMARIRVKDLCLRTFIGINEDEILNKQDVLINLTILYAAQDAVRDNDIDHALNYRTITKAIIAHVEGNRFALLERLTQELLDLVMANESVLYAEVEVDKPHALRFAESVSITLAASR
- the folE gene encoding GTP cyclohydrolase I FolE, encoding MTLSLPQNALSRSYREILIGLGENPDREGLQDTPLRAAKAMQYLCHGYEQSVEEIVNGALFASDNDEMIIVDNIELYSLCEHHMLPFIGKAHVAYIPTGKVLGLSKIARLVDMFARRLQIQENLTRQIAEAVQQVTDAAGVAVVIEAQHMCMMMRGVEKQNSTMNTSVMLGAFRESSNTRQEFLQLIGRSK
- the folM gene encoding dihydromonapterin reductase, yielding MTSSAAPILITGAGQRVGLHCAQRLLEDGHPVIFSYRSERPGVKILRDLGATALFADFSSEAGILAFIGELKNHTDNLRAIVHNASEWLAETPGAEAEAFTRMFSVHMLAPYLINLHCADLLKRSSPADIIHISDDVTRKGSSKHIGYCASKAGLDSLTLSFAAKYAPDIKVNGIAPALLLFNPDDDAAYRARVLAKSALGIEPGSEVIYQSLRYLLDNPYVTGTTLTVNGGRHVK
- a CDS encoding antibiotic biosynthesis monooxygenase; amino-acid sequence: MSTSPVTLMVARRVADGRYQDLMAWLREGEQLATDFPGYLGSGVLAPPPDDDEFQIIFRFADEQTLHAWEHSASRTAWLGRGSDLFAHPSEHRVSGIDGWFGAVGQRPPRWKQAVAIWLAFFPVSLLFNFVLGPLLADTGLLTRVFVSTLCLTPLMVYFFIPLSTHLLAGWLHTAPQQPLPATPTPQNQ
- a CDS encoding MerR family transcriptional regulator, coding for MPVLTDLAPDLPSSISLNREELFPIREVARLTGVNPVTLRAWERRYGLIQPTRTESGHRLYSLIDIERVRSILGWIERGVAVSKIGKILAKTEPLQVPERIIPDELVQADYGQWQQQVKAAVSVFDEVQLEHVYGQIFSSYPLTVVFQDILIPIWKLLLQRHDAFGQTSEWLFLDGFLRSRVLQRLLLVRVMQPRRVIVCALADQCRELEVLVTALYLSSVDSAIQLLAIGQPFDELILVCEKIKPRALVLISNHAPAAELPRRLNRLAMGLDCQLFLAGDASDLAQESLAGSSVGCLGNEGVLMRQRLKQFLAGNLDT
- a CDS encoding PAS domain-containing protein; its protein translation is MINASLLQMVINASNDGIVIAEKEGEQDNILIYVNPAFERLTGYTSEEILYQDCRFLQSGDRDQAALELIRQALGSGDSCREILRNYRKDGTPFWNELSLSTVRNPHDGQTYIVGVQKDVTVQVKAQQRVAQLEAQLAEVRAELAALKSTNGSNQSAN
- a CDS encoding flavodoxin, with amino-acid sequence MKVAILSGSVYGTAEEVARHAASILNAAGFETWHNPRATLADVQAFGPEAFLAVTSTTGMGELPDNLQPLYSTIRDLLPAAWRGLPGAVIGLGDSSYGDTFCGGGEQMRELFGELGVREVLPMLRLDASETVTPETDAEPWLADLVSALRG
- a CDS encoding class II aldolase/adducin family protein: MSVAPVQSPHSVKDHVSAAEWQTRVDLAACYRLVALYGWDDLIFTHISAKVPGTEDFLINPFGLMFHEITASSLVKVDQAGNKLMDSPYEINPAGYTIHSAVHEVRHDVVCVLHTHTAAGVAVSAQKQGILPISQQSLFVLSSLAYHAYEGVALNHEEKARLQTDLGENSFLMLHNHGLLTCGGTIADTFLMMFTFQRACEIQVLAQNGGAELIAIEPQILAGAKAMIAGVTKSAQGMGGALAWPALLRKIDKQDPGYKL
- a CDS encoding alpha/beta fold hydrolase encodes the protein MALAEIPLCVWRKRSQTFVFRGQTIRYWAAGQGEPLLLIHGFPTASWDWHYLWQPLAQRYRVIACDMLGFGDSAKPLNHDYSLLEQADLQQALLAHLNVEQPVHLLAHDYGDSVAQELLARHYEARAHIASCVFLNGGLFPETHRPVLMQKLLLSPLGWMIGLAFSRDALVKSFKQIFGPQTRPSESELDDFWSLVDSNHGQRIMHKLIGYIPQRRLQRERWVSAMQRGEVPLRVIDGEVDPVSGAHMVARYRQLIPAPDTILLPGIGHYPQIEAPAQVLEHYLEFRDRLVLPPLKVACS
- a CDS encoding SDR family oxidoreductase, with the protein product MNESVRFEDKVVIVTGAGGGLGRAHALLFAKQGARVLVNDLGGSAQGEGANASAADRVVMEIREAGGTAEANHDSVTDGDKLVQHALDTFGRVDVVVNNAGILRDKTFHKMDDSDWDLVYRVHVEGAYKVTRAAWPHMREQNYGRVIFTASTSGIYGNFGQSNYGMAKLGLYGLTRTLAIEGRKNNILVNAIAPTGGTRMTEGLIPPQVFEQLKPELVSPLVVYLASEQCQETSGLFEVGGGWMGKVRWERSLGAGFDPRVGFSPEDVAAHWQQICDFEGAAHPKDNIEALKEMMENLQKYSL